The following coding sequences lie in one Balnearium lithotrophicum genomic window:
- a CDS encoding phage major tail tube protein, with protein MANIPDKVQNSKVYLEGNVLLGSATVELPKVEHLSDKMTALGISGEVETPTIGHVKEMKLKLKFSTATKDFAKLLEPEGHLITAYGSLQQYDPASGKFRSVGLVASMKVLPLSVNPGKLERNKPQDAELEFTVTYYKLEVDGKVIYEVDPLNCVCVINGKDYLADVRRNLGMA; from the coding sequence ATGGCAAACATTCCGGATAAAGTCCAGAACTCAAAGGTCTATTTAGAGGGGAACGTTCTGCTTGGAAGTGCTACGGTGGAGCTTCCCAAAGTAGAACACCTTTCAGACAAAATGACAGCACTTGGAATAAGCGGAGAGGTTGAGACTCCAACAATCGGACACGTTAAGGAGATGAAGCTGAAACTAAAGTTTTCAACGGCAACGAAGGACTTTGCAAAACTTTTAGAACCCGAGGGGCACCTCATAACAGCCTACGGTTCCCTCCAGCAGTACGACCCTGCATCTGGAAAGTTCAGGTCTGTTGGACTCGTGGCATCAATGAAAGTTTTGCCCCTATCTGTTAATCCGGGGAAACTTGAAAGGAACAAGCCGCAGGATGCAGAGCTTGAGTTCACAGTAACCTACTACAAGTTGGAAGTCGACGGAAAAGTAATTTACGAGGTTGACCCCCTTAACTGCGTGTGCGTAATAAACGGCAAAGATTACCTTGCAGACGTTAGAAGAAATCTTGGAATGGCGTAA
- a CDS encoding phage tail protein: MWGKFGEVIFQLVKTPQSLNRLNRAKFSRISIFKEKEKLHFTGLEPEQVEMSINFHYSFCNPAKEVEKLKEYLEKGESYLLIIGDYVKGKFVIEELREEVERTDKNGNPLKILVNLILREDGLGNQS; the protein is encoded by the coding sequence ATGTGGGGAAAATTCGGAGAAGTCATTTTCCAGCTCGTGAAAACCCCTCAAAGTCTGAATCGTCTTAATAGAGCGAAGTTTTCAAGAATCTCCATTTTCAAGGAAAAAGAAAAACTCCACTTCACGGGATTAGAACCAGAACAAGTAGAAATGTCCATCAATTTCCACTATTCCTTCTGCAACCCGGCAAAAGAAGTTGAAAAACTCAAAGAATACCTTGAAAAAGGGGAAAGCTACCTCCTCATAATCGGAGACTACGTGAAGGGAAAATTCGTGATAGAGGAACTACGGGAAGAAGTTGAGAGAACTGACAAAAATGGAAACCCCTTGAAAATTCTTGTAAACTTAATCTTAAGAGAGGACGGCCTTGGTAATCAATCCTAA
- a CDS encoding GPW/gp25 family protein, which translates to MVINPKSEIEEIVQNVRTILATPKGSVPLMRDFGISWDLIDTLTPELEMKLKEEIYSQIEKWENRAKVKRISIIPSQDGKPKVEVTLATRYGEIKVAHSEGGL; encoded by the coding sequence TTGGTAATCAATCCTAAAAGCGAAATTGAGGAAATAGTTCAAAACGTGAGAACGATACTCGCCACGCCCAAGGGAAGCGTTCCTTTGATGCGGGATTTTGGAATTAGCTGGGACTTGATAGATACACTTACTCCAGAACTTGAAATGAAGCTCAAGGAGGAAATCTACTCCCAGATTGAAAAGTGGGAAAATAGAGCAAAGGTAAAAAGAATCTCAATAATTCCGTCGCAAGACGGTAAACCAAAAGTAGAAGTTACCCTTGCAACCCGATACGGAGAAATAAAAGTTGCCCACAGTGAGGGAGGCCTTTAA
- a CDS encoding helix-turn-helix domain-containing protein: MREAFKKKFSIFITSFAEYLEELIPQKPFFSTEEVAEIFGVRPKTVRKWIYSGKVRATKLGTQWRIPRNELIEFAANNNSWLIE, from the coding sequence GTGAGGGAGGCCTTTAAGAAGAAGTTTTCAATTTTCATAACTTCCTTTGCGGAGTATCTTGAAGAGTTAATTCCTCAAAAACCCTTCTTTTCAACAGAAGAAGTTGCGGAAATTTTTGGAGTAAGACCAAAAACGGTGAGAAAGTGGATATACAGCGGCAAGGTAAGAGCAACCAAGTTGGGGACTCAGTGGAGAATTCCGAGAAACGAGCTTATTGAGTTTGCCGCAAACAACAACAGCTGGCTGATTGAATAG
- a CDS encoding phage tail protein: MAEEIKLIPITTTAGLQKFFQASGLPEVKLKLTHIGFGDAGYTPDKDQTSLKNEIIRVPISSGKVFPSDGYMDLSALIPEDVPEFWIREIGWYLEDGTLAFVWSHPEVPIAWKNKNLKLLAGISIRVTDVPLDKVEVVESNPDLKLLYTEEFMQISQILTNHEVAIVAVRDKAEQAMETANDTKEKLEALLPYVSDIDKKTADIENNLLLEELTDQTVLARIGNAITDISEKLRVVNTSKLNEVEEEIDKIEKLLAQVKEKVDSDVVAGFQSEIDDIKTQIENLKNSKADKSYVDSTFAKTSDLDSYATKNYLTTQLSSYATRKYVDDNFLKKSELDLKVYTFRGDSTTKWLKVATLDGIDDNTGFSLQFKVINNGDFGCIGRQTDFVHFTERFGYFQLTDFVISDIGDCYGAGAPPCEFGYVVTGDHTADFYIKLNMYNMPVITDIFIWNGTLLFDKPLVLTEEPENIRYATKKMLFNNQ; this comes from the coding sequence ATGGCAGAAGAGATAAAGCTGATACCGATAACAACAACGGCAGGACTTCAAAAGTTCTTTCAGGCTTCAGGACTTCCAGAGGTAAAGTTAAAACTAACCCACATAGGTTTTGGAGATGCAGGATACACTCCAGACAAAGACCAGACAAGTCTAAAGAACGAAATAATCAGAGTCCCGATTTCAAGCGGAAAGGTTTTCCCTTCTGATGGTTACATGGATTTATCTGCTCTGATTCCCGAAGACGTTCCCGAATTCTGGATAAGGGAGATAGGCTGGTATCTTGAGGACGGAACACTTGCATTTGTCTGGTCTCACCCTGAAGTTCCGATTGCATGGAAGAACAAAAACCTGAAACTCCTTGCAGGGATTTCAATCAGAGTAACAGATGTTCCCCTTGACAAGGTGGAAGTAGTTGAAAGCAATCCAGACTTAAAGCTTCTCTACACGGAAGAGTTTATGCAAATCTCTCAAATCCTCACTAACCACGAGGTGGCAATAGTAGCAGTTAGGGACAAGGCAGAACAGGCAATGGAAACTGCAAACGACACAAAAGAAAAGCTTGAAGCTCTATTACCCTACGTTAGCGATATAGATAAAAAAACTGCAGACATAGAGAATAACCTTCTCCTTGAAGAGCTAACAGACCAAACGGTTTTAGCAAGGATAGGAAATGCAATAACAGACATCTCCGAAAAGCTGAGAGTAGTCAACACAAGCAAGCTAAACGAGGTAGAGGAGGAAATAGACAAGATAGAGAAACTCCTTGCTCAGGTAAAGGAAAAAGTAGATTCGGACGTTGTAGCAGGTTTTCAATCTGAAATAGACGACATCAAAACCCAGATAGAGAACTTAAAGAATTCAAAAGCAGATAAGAGTTACGTTGATAGTACGTTCGCAAAAACTTCCGACTTAGACAGCTATGCAACGAAGAACTACTTAACCACTCAGCTTTCCTCTTACGCCACAAGGAAATACGTAGATGATAACTTTTTGAAAAAATCGGAACTTGACTTAAAGGTCTATACGTTCAGGGGAGATTCAACCACAAAATGGCTCAAAGTAGCAACATTAGACGGAATAGACGATAACACAGGATTTTCACTCCAGTTTAAGGTAATAAACAACGGAGATTTCGGCTGCATTGGAAGACAGACGGACTTTGTTCACTTTACAGAGAGGTTCGGTTACTTCCAGCTTACTGACTTTGTAATCAGCGACATAGGGGATTGCTACGGAGCAGGTGCTCCACCCTGCGAGTTTGGGTATGTAGTAACGGGAGACCATACGGCAGACTTTTACATCAAGCTCAACATGTACAACATGCCAGTTATAACAGACATTTTCATCTGGAATGGAACACTCCTTTTTGACAAGCCTCTGGTGCTAACAGAGGAGCCTGAAAACATCCGCTATGCAACTAAGAAAATGCTTTTCAATAACCAATAA
- a CDS encoding phage late control D family protein — protein sequence MPRKVEVEVFYENRNVTKALEEYLISLTYTDSTEKADTLSLELYNEKKEFSLTSYPSPDAEISAFIDGFPCGKFRIDSVKRRLYTFQIEATAIRRTLKIHKTKKNRNFKNTSLSKIVSQIAEENGLEPVVKVDDVKIENLQQNQQTDAEFLKTLADKWNCYLKIQPDRLFFVERDEFENQKPITVIRENQLIDIDLDDQIDTVYRACTVYYHDSLKNKDLSYTYVEKEIPVGETLKIHDKVESLEQAKKRAKAELKRRNRWKMSGSITVEGNMSLVAGAVIRLELEDIFTGNYLIEESSHTVDSEGYQTTLTVRRVR from the coding sequence ATGCCGAGAAAGGTAGAAGTTGAAGTCTTTTACGAAAACAGGAACGTAACGAAAGCACTTGAGGAGTATCTAATTTCACTTACCTACACCGATTCAACAGAAAAAGCAGACACCCTATCCCTTGAACTTTACAACGAGAAAAAGGAGTTTTCCCTGACTTCCTACCCTTCACCGGACGCAGAAATTTCGGCATTCATAGACGGGTTCCCCTGCGGGAAGTTCAGAATAGACTCCGTTAAGAGAAGACTTTACACCTTCCAGATAGAGGCAACTGCAATAAGGAGAACTCTGAAAATCCACAAGACAAAGAAAAACAGAAACTTTAAAAACACCTCCCTTTCAAAAATCGTAAGTCAGATAGCAGAGGAAAACGGCTTGGAACCTGTCGTAAAAGTGGACGACGTAAAAATAGAAAACCTCCAGCAGAACCAGCAGACAGATGCTGAGTTTCTAAAAACCCTTGCAGATAAGTGGAACTGCTACCTAAAAATCCAGCCAGACAGACTCTTTTTCGTAGAAAGGGACGAATTTGAAAACCAGAAACCAATAACGGTAATAAGGGAAAACCAGCTGATAGATATAGACCTTGACGACCAGATAGACACAGTTTACAGAGCCTGCACCGTTTACTACCACGACTCCCTTAAAAACAAGGACCTCTCCTACACCTACGTAGAAAAAGAAATTCCCGTTGGAGAAACCCTAAAAATCCACGACAAGGTTGAATCATTAGAACAGGCAAAAAAGAGGGCAAAGGCAGAGCTAAAGAGGAGAAACAGGTGGAAAATGTCGGGGAGCATAACCGTTGAAGGGAACATGTCCTTAGTTGCGGGAGCAGTGATTAGACTTGAACTTGAGGACATATTCACCGGAAACTACCTGATTGAGGAGTCAAGCCACACGGTAGATTCGGAAGGTTACCAGACAACCCTAACAGTAAGGAGAGTAAGATGA
- a CDS encoding phage tail tape measure protein, translating into MLELAIALTLYGDNFLRNIGKASKGVEELKAVTSSLKNEDSINSLTRQIKKTTEETKKAEKEFYSLSSILYKTFNPKNLNDFSEKLEDITLKAGAIGGAITLGLRSVVVDAVEFEKGIAEASTLTKENFEKFKKLYSNQLLEISNELGQSKLAVTKAFYDAISSGFDPKKALEIIKVAGESAVAGVSDISTANNTLITVMKAWGLNLNQASDYIFKTIAKGRTTFEEIARDIGGVASTVAAAGIKFKEFSAVVAAATAKGLDTGQTMTSIRDIVNSLIAPTSQAQKAFQQLGITINKETLKQKGLVGTLKEITDAMREAGLTEADQAQMLSEIFGSVEAQKVVNMFVADPDTFVKTLKEFQNVGGETEEAFKKMSQSTAFAFSRLSQAVSSVKISLGALFLPVVKTGADVLSSFAVTVKDLVDNHKTLASIMGWGAGAFGLLATTTAGLAAATAFSAKALSLAVEGFKFYTSAGRTLFEVLKLGIPIVRAFSASLLTNPIFLAASAVALAGFLIYKNWGHLKSFFSDVFKAVKGFLGGIGDLFGKASKIGSDILTAFEGLGKGITKILSKIVVFGKDAFAFLAKAIISYSPYGIVIKEWQKVFKFLSSINLFNAGSKIISTLIEGIKSKFGEVVGTVKDVLSKVRNLLPFSPAKEGPLSDLHKTGIRFVETIAEGIKGDSLISRVSSLAKNLWEIISETPKHVLTIPTTIKELTQPVKLVFSELPKISLPEIVQTVKTAFEIPKLTSAFSLSLAPLISVPGISAASQYPVSHYLSNVQSTQTHSVQSTTHYHINITVNGKVSEEDGVKIAKMVRREIEKYEREKQRKEAKTNYGIGNSYDRS; encoded by the coding sequence ATGCTTGAACTCGCAATAGCCCTTACATTGTACGGAGATAACTTCCTCCGCAACATAGGAAAGGCATCAAAAGGAGTAGAGGAACTAAAAGCCGTTACCTCTTCCCTGAAGAATGAAGATTCCATTAACTCCTTAACCCGGCAGATAAAGAAAACCACAGAAGAAACCAAAAAGGCAGAAAAGGAGTTTTATTCCTTATCCTCAATCCTTTACAAAACCTTCAACCCTAAAAACTTGAACGATTTTTCGGAAAAACTTGAAGACATAACCCTAAAAGCAGGAGCAATTGGCGGTGCCATAACACTCGGGTTAAGAAGTGTAGTGGTTGATGCTGTCGAATTTGAGAAAGGGATTGCAGAGGCATCAACCCTTACGAAGGAAAACTTTGAAAAGTTCAAGAAACTCTACTCTAACCAGCTCCTTGAAATCTCAAACGAGTTAGGACAGAGCAAATTAGCAGTTACAAAAGCATTCTACGATGCTATTTCCTCCGGGTTTGACCCGAAAAAAGCACTTGAAATTATCAAAGTAGCAGGAGAGTCTGCCGTTGCAGGAGTTAGCGACATTTCAACAGCCAACAATACACTCATAACGGTAATGAAGGCATGGGGGCTGAATCTTAATCAAGCTTCCGATTACATCTTCAAAACAATTGCAAAGGGTAGGACTACTTTTGAAGAGATAGCGAGGGACATAGGAGGAGTGGCATCAACAGTTGCGGCTGCAGGCATAAAGTTCAAGGAATTCTCTGCAGTAGTTGCCGCGGCAACCGCCAAAGGTCTTGATACTGGCCAAACTATGACGTCAATCAGGGACATTGTTAACTCCCTCATAGCTCCTACCTCTCAGGCTCAAAAAGCATTTCAGCAGTTGGGAATAACCATTAACAAGGAAACCTTAAAACAAAAGGGACTTGTAGGGACTCTCAAAGAGATAACCGATGCAATGAGGGAGGCTGGACTTACAGAGGCAGATCAGGCTCAGATGCTTTCTGAGATTTTCGGGAGCGTAGAAGCTCAAAAGGTCGTAAATATGTTCGTAGCAGACCCAGATACGTTCGTAAAAACCCTCAAGGAGTTCCAGAACGTAGGAGGGGAGACAGAGGAAGCCTTTAAGAAAATGAGCCAATCCACTGCATTTGCTTTCAGCAGACTTTCACAGGCCGTGTCTTCTGTAAAAATAAGCTTGGGAGCCTTATTTCTCCCTGTAGTCAAAACGGGTGCAGACGTTTTATCTTCTTTTGCGGTTACAGTAAAGGACTTAGTTGATAACCACAAAACTTTGGCTTCAATAATGGGGTGGGGTGCAGGAGCTTTTGGACTTCTTGCTACCACAACGGCAGGTTTAGCAGCAGCAACTGCATTTTCAGCTAAAGCTTTAAGCCTTGCAGTAGAAGGTTTCAAGTTTTACACGTCGGCTGGAAGAACGCTTTTTGAAGTTTTAAAACTTGGCATTCCAATAGTAAGGGCTTTCAGTGCATCTCTTTTAACAAATCCAATCTTCCTTGCAGCTTCTGCCGTTGCACTTGCGGGCTTTCTGATTTACAAAAACTGGGGCCATTTAAAATCCTTCTTTTCCGATGTTTTTAAAGCTGTAAAAGGATTCTTAGGCGGTATTGGAGATTTATTTGGAAAAGCCTCCAAAATAGGAAGCGACATCCTTACAGCTTTTGAGGGTTTAGGAAAAGGGATAACAAAGATTCTGTCAAAAATAGTTGTCTTTGGGAAAGATGCTTTTGCTTTCCTTGCGAAAGCGATTATTTCTTATTCTCCTTACGGAATTGTAATTAAAGAGTGGCAGAAGGTCTTTAAGTTCCTATCGTCCATAAACCTCTTCAATGCAGGTTCAAAGATAATCTCCACCCTAATTGAGGGAATCAAGTCAAAGTTCGGAGAGGTAGTCGGAACCGTTAAGGATGTCCTTTCAAAAGTTCGCAATCTCCTTCCCTTCTCCCCTGCAAAAGAGGGGCCTCTTTCAGACCTTCACAAAACAGGAATAAGGTTTGTTGAAACGATAGCAGAAGGAATAAAGGGAGACTCCCTAATTTCAAGGGTTTCCTCTCTTGCCAAGAATCTCTGGGAGATAATTAGTGAAACTCCAAAACACGTATTAACTATTCCAACAACAATTAAGGAACTAACTCAACCTGTAAAACTTGTGTTTTCAGAGCTTCCCAAAATTTCCCTTCCCGAAATCGTTCAAACCGTAAAAACTGCCTTTGAAATCCCAAAGCTGACCTCTGCCTTCTCCCTATCCCTTGCACCCCTCATCTCGGTTCCTGGCATTTCTGCAGCTTCCCAATATCCAGTTTCCCACTACCTTTCAAACGTCCAATCAACCCAAACCCACAGTGTTCAAAGCACAACCCACTATCACATAAACATAACCGTTAACGGGAAAGTTTCAGAAGAGGACGGGGTAAAGATAGCCAAGATGGTGAGAAGAGAAATTGAAAAATACGAAAGGGAAAAACAGAGAAAGGAGGCAAAGACAAACTATGGCATCGGCAATTCATACGACCGTTCATAA
- a CDS encoding baseplate assembly protein, with protein sequence MLNFVNYDSQKIYREILEKTEEILGRKIYPADPVNLLVSLLSYVVSVQNFQINDAANQNLLAFARGEALDRLGELLGVKRLPAQPSRTTLRFYINSPKTFPVVIPQGTEATPDQKIFFKTTKEAVINPGETYADVDAVCETPGTAGNGFQPGQINLLVTPIPYVVKVENITTSLYGSDVEDDERLRERIRIAPEKFSNAGSKGAYIYWAKTAHQDISDVSVFSPEPGKVTVVVLMKDGELPTDEIINLVRETLTDERVRPLTDLVEVKAPSVVTYDVNLTYYIKKDFVPLQQSIDRQVNEKVSQFVNETKSHIGCDVNPSRLIDLVMSIRGVKRVEVANPLFIPVSVESVAQAEKVEVLYGGAEDA encoded by the coding sequence ATGCTGAACTTCGTTAACTACGACTCTCAAAAAATCTACAGGGAAATACTCGAAAAAACGGAAGAGATTCTCGGAAGGAAAATCTATCCTGCCGACCCTGTGAACCTTTTAGTTTCACTTCTTTCTTACGTAGTTTCCGTTCAAAACTTCCAGATAAACGATGCTGCAAACCAGAACCTTTTGGCATTTGCAAGAGGAGAAGCCCTCGATAGATTAGGAGAACTCTTAGGAGTTAAGAGACTTCCAGCACAACCTTCAAGAACTACCTTGAGGTTCTACATAAACTCTCCGAAAACCTTCCCTGTTGTTATCCCTCAAGGAACGGAAGCAACTCCTGACCAGAAAATATTCTTCAAAACAACAAAAGAAGCAGTGATTAATCCCGGAGAAACCTACGCTGACGTAGATGCCGTCTGCGAAACTCCGGGAACCGCAGGAAACGGTTTTCAGCCCGGACAGATAAATCTCTTGGTTACACCAATTCCTTACGTTGTTAAGGTTGAAAACATCACCACCTCCCTCTACGGCTCAGACGTTGAAGATGACGAGAGATTGAGGGAGAGGATAAGAATAGCTCCAGAGAAGTTTTCAAATGCTGGAAGCAAAGGAGCTTACATCTACTGGGCAAAGACTGCACACCAGGACATTTCTGACGTTTCAGTTTTTTCCCCTGAACCCGGAAAAGTAACCGTCGTAGTTCTAATGAAAGATGGAGAACTTCCGACAGACGAAATAATCAATCTTGTAAGGGAAACATTAACAGATGAAAGAGTTAGGCCCTTAACAGACCTTGTAGAAGTAAAAGCTCCGTCTGTCGTTACTTACGATGTAAACCTCACCTACTACATCAAGAAGGACTTCGTTCCCCTACAGCAGTCAATAGACAGGCAGGTTAACGAGAAGGTTTCCCAGTTTGTAAACGAAACCAAATCCCATATAGGCTGCGACGTTAATCCATCAAGGCTCATAGACCTTGTAATGTCAATTAGAGGAGTTAAACGTGTTGAGGTGGCTAATCCTCTATTTATACCTGTTTCTGTTGAGTCTGTGGCTCAGGCTGAAAAAGTAGAAGTCCTTTACGGAGGTGCAGAGGATGCTTAA
- a CDS encoding phage tail sheath family protein — MGYDRSVEVVEKPTSLLPPVRTGTLVAVVGTAKQGPKNVPRLVFDYSEFADTFGIGGDFDKFTLEEAAEVAFKLEHVSPVVFINVGNPDTDKIDSSAVIGGVDPNTLQKTGLEVIEDIYPKFRLVPSIIIAPKFSKDPSVATAMAAKAGAINGHFKAMAYIDVEVDKYTDAPAYLVNNGLKFPQVKALYGKGISGEKKYHPSTLAAFRKARIDAENDGIPSKTVSNKPLYINDSDVHLGLDQANYLAGQGVTPLYNNANGWVFWGARTAAYPSSTDPKDTFDNVRHMFNFLNNELILTFNQKLDGNITRRFVRTITDSYQVRLNGLSAREDILGGRIAFLEGENPVTDLMDGIIKFHIWFTPPSPARKIEFITEYDPNYWKVLFGN, encoded by the coding sequence ATGGGATACGATAGGTCTGTTGAAGTTGTAGAAAAACCGACCTCCCTGCTTCCGCCCGTCAGAACGGGAACCTTAGTTGCCGTTGTAGGAACCGCAAAGCAGGGACCAAAGAACGTTCCAAGACTCGTTTTTGACTACTCCGAATTTGCAGACACTTTCGGAATAGGTGGAGACTTTGACAAGTTCACGTTGGAGGAAGCCGCAGAGGTTGCATTCAAACTCGAACACGTCTCCCCCGTAGTTTTCATAAACGTCGGAAACCCGGATACAGACAAGATTGATTCCTCTGCCGTAATAGGAGGAGTTGACCCGAACACCCTGCAGAAAACGGGACTTGAAGTCATAGAGGACATCTACCCCAAGTTTCGTCTGGTTCCCTCAATCATCATAGCCCCGAAATTCTCAAAAGACCCTTCCGTTGCAACCGCAATGGCGGCAAAGGCAGGAGCCATAAACGGCCACTTCAAGGCAATGGCATACATTGACGTTGAAGTTGACAAGTACACCGATGCACCTGCCTACCTTGTTAACAACGGCCTGAAATTCCCTCAAGTAAAAGCCCTCTACGGTAAGGGAATATCGGGAGAGAAGAAATACCACCCTTCAACGTTGGCGGCTTTCAGAAAGGCAAGGATAGATGCAGAAAACGACGGAATCCCATCAAAGACAGTTTCAAACAAGCCCCTCTACATAAACGATTCAGACGTTCATTTAGGGCTTGACCAGGCAAACTACTTAGCAGGTCAGGGAGTTACGCCCCTTTACAACAACGCCAACGGATGGGTATTCTGGGGAGCAAGAACCGCCGCATACCCTTCAAGCACGGACCCCAAGGACACTTTTGACAACGTCCGCCACATGTTCAACTTCCTGAACAACGAGCTGATACTCACGTTCAACCAAAAACTTGACGGAAACATAACAAGGAGGTTTGTAAGAACGATAACTGACTCCTATCAGGTAAGACTCAACGGACTATCTGCAAGGGAGGACATCTTAGGGGGAAGAATAGCCTTTTTAGAGGGAGAGAACCCCGTAACAGACCTGATGGACGGAATAATCAAGTTCCACATCTGGTTCACTCCCCCATCTCCTGCAAGAAAGATTGAGTTCATAACGGAGTACGACCCGAACTACTGGAAAGTCCTATTTGGAAACTAA
- a CDS encoding tail protein X → MASAIHTTVHNEAWDQIAKKYYGGEHYMHLLLEANPELSNYELLPANLKVVVPEKPKENKTDKLPIWKR, encoded by the coding sequence ATGGCATCGGCAATTCATACGACCGTTCATAACGAGGCGTGGGACCAGATAGCAAAGAAGTACTACGGAGGCGAACACTACATGCACCTGCTCCTTGAAGCCAATCCAGAGCTTTCAAATTACGAGCTTCTGCCTGCAAACTTAAAAGTTGTAGTTCCAGAAAAGCCGAAAGAAAACAAAACCGATAAACTCCCAATCTGGAAGAGGTAG
- a CDS encoding phage baseplate assembly protein V, which yields MTSQIEKLFQLVMNIVKVGIVKHYNPENHTAVVEFKDFDCVVSRELQIAETFTYQNKTYFPLREGQKVICLLLPQSGTTDGFIIGTVYDEDNQPPVKDENKFHVKFEDGTVLEYDTANHKLYADVKGNVEIEVSGHMSAVVKDDVLIKSSSQITLQAPAINLQNNSPTIGFLEGDFRIVGSLTVEGNVEVDGNLHATGSIIDEGGNTPHHTH from the coding sequence ATGACCTCTCAGATAGAAAAGCTCTTTCAGTTAGTCATGAACATAGTGAAGGTCGGAATAGTTAAACACTACAACCCTGAAAACCACACCGCAGTAGTTGAATTCAAGGACTTTGATTGTGTCGTTTCAAGGGAACTGCAGATTGCCGAAACCTTCACGTATCAAAACAAAACCTATTTCCCTTTGAGGGAAGGTCAAAAGGTTATCTGTCTGCTTTTGCCCCAATCTGGAACTACAGACGGATTCATAATCGGAACAGTTTACGACGAGGATAACCAGCCTCCCGTAAAGGACGAAAACAAGTTCCACGTAAAGTTTGAAGATGGAACAGTTCTTGAATACGACACGGCAAATCACAAGCTCTACGCAGACGTTAAAGGAAACGTTGAAATAGAGGTGAGCGGACACATGTCCGCCGTTGTAAAAGACGACGTCCTCATCAAAAGCTCATCACAAATAACCCTCCAAGCTCCAGCAATAAATCTCCAGAACAATTCTCCAACAATTGGTTTTCTTGAAGGAGATTTCAGAATTGTTGGAAGCCTTACGGTTGAAGGAAACGTTGAAGTTGACGGGAACCTTCATGCAACAGGTTCAATCATAGACGAAGGTGGCAACACGCCGCACCATACCCATTAA
- a CDS encoding phage tail protein I: protein MLKEVAPPNLLKDPIIKALLESTDPELQKVKEQIINVIIYPRIDEIDDEELLDLLAWQFHVEGYELARTIDEKRNLVKNSIELHRYKGTKYAVEKVLSTLNLGGKVKEWFEYGGNPYRFKIDLFFEELIKHGITLTPQVQDRLIELINSYKNERSHLEELKFNVFFENEQKTAASSKVSTFTKASLKEDTEKKILMSQDGEYRIFGTGIKPVSFTKTALEEETEKRLSLENGVSIFSTAKAAGVLKASLESVETEWSFSSSCAVSGSFNSLAFLRINLTGGIN, encoded by the coding sequence ATGCTTAAAGAAGTTGCACCTCCAAATTTACTAAAAGACCCGATAATAAAGGCACTCCTTGAATCAACAGACCCTGAACTTCAAAAAGTAAAAGAGCAGATAATCAACGTAATCATCTACCCGAGAATTGACGAAATAGACGATGAGGAGCTTTTAGACCTCCTCGCATGGCAGTTCCACGTAGAAGGTTACGAGTTAGCAAGGACGATAGATGAGAAGAGGAACCTTGTCAAAAACTCAATAGAACTCCATAGGTACAAGGGAACCAAATACGCAGTTGAAAAAGTCCTTTCCACCCTCAATCTTGGCGGAAAAGTTAAGGAGTGGTTTGAGTACGGTGGAAACCCGTACAGGTTCAAGATAGACCTCTTCTTTGAAGAGCTAATAAAACACGGAATCACTCTAACTCCACAGGTTCAGGACAGGCTGATTGAGCTCATAAACAGCTACAAGAACGAAAGAAGCCACTTAGAAGAACTGAAATTCAACGTCTTCTTTGAAAACGAACAGAAAACAGCTGCAAGCTCTAAAGTCTCAACCTTCACAAAAGCATCCCTTAAGGAAGACACCGAAAAGAAAATCCTCATGTCTCAGGATGGAGAGTACAGGATATTCGGAACTGGCATAAAACCTGTCTCGTTTACAAAAACCGCCCTTGAAGAGGAAACGGAAAAGAGACTATCCCTTGAAAACGGAGTTTCAATCTTTTCAACTGCCAAAGCTGCTGGAGTTTTAAAAGCCTCCCTTGAATCAGTAGAAACCGAGTGGAGCTTTTCCTCTTCCTGTGCAGTTTCAGGCTCATTTAACTCACTTGCTTTTCTAAGGATTAACCTCACAGGAGGAATCAACTAA